One Aquarana catesbeiana isolate 2022-GZ linkage group LG06, ASM4218655v1, whole genome shotgun sequence genomic region harbors:
- the E4F1 gene encoding transcription factor E4F1 isoform X3 has product MSSEPGVGELEEAAPSSPLCLTEPAASLISHYREEDDEDDVHKCGRCQTEFTSLEEFVQHKVQKMCQRAVEQSLESSIPVLSSQEVVPSVEDPVSISHVVVEASSEEISTADDQAAFEEVKDSIPNEETVDDDQRSDTQEYDLDWHDEDPEEAQDETSMMKMVVDERGRYVCQLCEKTFKTANILKAHMLIHSNRKDFVCRMCGDAFRTKGSLIRHHRRHTDERPYVCSKCGKSFRESGALSRHMRSLTPCTEKMMINMEKTYMNSRDENSSDIASTDTSSQTGTDEVNGSPVMRFLADEKGNLLHEVQVQAVAVKPGTDIIVGNTEELVCPQCGEICKTSNSLKVHLKGHEGCKLYRCDQCGREFLKAHLLRKHQESHGNNRKYKCGECGKLYKTVAHVKGHMRVHSDDRPFPCPKCGKRYKTKNAQQVHYRTHFADRPFVCPYCPNSFREKGSLVRHIRHHTGEKPYKCHKCGRAFAEHGTLNRHMKTKGGCAAHLQNLAGCGSNSMAEDILSEEPHTVLVEFSSVVADTQEYIIEATSEDFETSEAAELLQSTGTHQVNSHILKVVQQIVNTASPGQQIIVQNLTLDDSTEPCIEEVPTTDTITIATPESLTEQVALTLASAVGDGTLITSEAAASEEVIVPEEVVIPEELAMPEEVVTQEDIEMEQNEEFVITTVHEEVEVQTVIV; this is encoded by the exons ATGACGAAGACGATGTGCATAAATGTGGCCGCTGTCAGACAGAATTCACGAGCCTGGAAGAGTTTGTCCAGCACAAGGTACAAAAGATGTGTCAGAGGGCCGTGGAGCAGTCCCTGGAGTCTTCCATACCAGTCCTCAGCAGCCAGGAG GTGGTTCCTTCTGTAGAAGATCCTGTGAGCATCTCCCACGTGGTTGTGGAGGCCTCATCAGAGGAGATTAGCACTGCAGACGATCAAG CAGCCTTTGAAgaggtaaaggattctatccccaATGAGGAGACTGTTGATGATGACCAGAGAAGTGATACCCAGGAATATGATTTGGATTGGCATGATGAGGACCCAGAGGAAGCACAAGATGAGACCTCGATGATGAAAATGGTTGTGGATGAGAGAGGTCGCTATGTGTGCCAGTTGTGCGAGAAGACATTTAAGACA GCTAACATTCTGAAAGCCCACATGCTCATCCACTCCAACAGGAAGGACTttgtttgtagaatgtgcggggaTGCCTTCAGGACAAAGGGCTCCCTAATTAGACACCACCGACGGCACACAG ATGAGCGACCCTATGTTTGCTCAAAGTGTGGCAAGAGTTTCCGAGAATCTGGGGCGTTATCCCGGCACATGAGGTCCCTCACTCCCTGCACTGAGAAGATGATGATCAACATGGAGAAAACCTATATGAATAGTCGGGATGAGAACTCGTCAG ACATTGCATCTACAGACACTTCTTCCCAGACGGGGACAGATGAGGTAAATGGCTCTCCAGTGATGCGATTTTTGGCAGATGAGAAGGGCAACCTACTGCACGAGGTCCAGGTGCAAGCAGTGGCTGTTAAACCTGGG ACAGATATCATAGTGGGCAACACAGAAGAATTGGTGTGTCCTCAGTGCGGTGAAATCTGCAAGACTAGCAACTCCTTGAAGGTACATCTGAAGGGTCATGAAG GTTGTAAACTGTACCGATGCGATCAGTGTGGTCGGGAGTTCTTGAAGGCTCATCTGCTCAGGAAGCACCAGGAATCGCATGGCAATAACCGTAAATACAAGTGTGGTGAGTGCGGGAAGCTGTACAAGACGGTTGCTCACGTCAAAGGTCACATGAGAGTTCACTCAGACGACAGGCCATTCCCTTGCCCCAAGTGTGGGAAGAGGTATAAAACAAAG AATGCTCAGCAAGTGCATTACCGCACCCACTTTGCAGACAGGCCATTTGTTTGTCCATACTGCCCTAACAGCTTCCGGGAGAAGGGTTCCTTGGTGCGGCACATAAGGCACCACACAGGAGAAAAGCCTTACAAATGTCACAAGTGCGGCAGAGCGTTTGCAGAGCATGGAACACTAAATCGCCATATGAAAACCAAAG GTGGCTGTGCAGCACATCTGCAAAACTTGGCAGGTTGTGGCAGTAATTCCATGGCTGAAGACATCCTGTCTGAGGAGCCGCACACAGTGCTGGTAGAGTTCTCTTCAGTGGTTGCTGACACTCAGGAATATATTATTGAG GCGACCTCTGAAGATTTCGAGACCAGTGAGGCTGCTGAGCTACTGCAGAGCACAGGAACACACCAG GTGAACAGCCATATCTTGAAGGTGGTCCAGCAGATAGTGAACACAGCCAGTCCTGGCCAGCAGATCATCGTACAGAATCTAACACTGGATGACAGCACTGAGCCCTGTATAGAGGAGGTCCCCACTACAGACACTATTACTATAGCAACTCCAGAATCTCTGACTGAACAAGTGGCCCTGACTTTGGCCTCAGCTGTTGGAGACGGGACATTGATAACAAGTGAAGCCGCTGCCAGTGAGGAGGTTATTGTGCCGGAGGAAGTGGTAATACCCGAGGAATTGGCTATGCCGGAGGAAGTGGTGACACAAGAAGATATAGAAATGGAGCAAAATGAAGAATTTGTTATCACCACAGTACATGAAGAGGTGGAGGTCCAAACTGTGATTGTGTAG
- the E4F1 gene encoding transcription factor E4F1 isoform X6 translates to MSSEPGVGELEEAAPSSPLCLTEPAASLISHYREEDDEDDVHKCGRCQTEFTSLEEFVQHKVQKMCQRAVEQSLESSIPVLSSQEQVVPSVEDPVSISHVVVEASSEEISTADDQAAFEEVKDSIPNEETVDDDQRSDTQEYDLDWHDEDPEEAQDETSMMKMVVDERGRYVCQLCEKTFKTANILKAHMLIHSNRKDFVCRMCGDAFRTKGSLIRHHRRHTDERPYVCSKCGKSFRESGALSRHMRSLTPCTEKMMINMEKTYMNSRDENSSGCKLYRCDQCGREFLKAHLLRKHQESHGNNRKYKCGECGKLYKTVAHVKGHMRVHSDDRPFPCPKCGKRYKTKNAQQVHYRTHFADRPFVCPYCPNSFREKGSLVRHIRHHTGEKPYKCHKCGRAFAEHGTLNRHMKTKGGCAAHLQNLAGCGSNSMAEDILSEEPHTVLVEFSSVVADTQEYIIEATSEDFETSEAAELLQSTGTHQVNSHILKVVQQIVNTASPGQQIIVQNLTLDDSTEPCIEEVPTTDTITIATPESLTEQVALTLASAVGDGTLITSEAAASEEVIVPEEVVIPEELAMPEEVVTQEDIEMEQNEEFVITTVHEEVEVQTVIV, encoded by the exons ATGACGAAGACGATGTGCATAAATGTGGCCGCTGTCAGACAGAATTCACGAGCCTGGAAGAGTTTGTCCAGCACAAGGTACAAAAGATGTGTCAGAGGGCCGTGGAGCAGTCCCTGGAGTCTTCCATACCAGTCCTCAGCAGCCAGGAG CAGGTGGTTCCTTCTGTAGAAGATCCTGTGAGCATCTCCCACGTGGTTGTGGAGGCCTCATCAGAGGAGATTAGCACTGCAGACGATCAAG CAGCCTTTGAAgaggtaaaggattctatccccaATGAGGAGACTGTTGATGATGACCAGAGAAGTGATACCCAGGAATATGATTTGGATTGGCATGATGAGGACCCAGAGGAAGCACAAGATGAGACCTCGATGATGAAAATGGTTGTGGATGAGAGAGGTCGCTATGTGTGCCAGTTGTGCGAGAAGACATTTAAGACA GCTAACATTCTGAAAGCCCACATGCTCATCCACTCCAACAGGAAGGACTttgtttgtagaatgtgcggggaTGCCTTCAGGACAAAGGGCTCCCTAATTAGACACCACCGACGGCACACAG ATGAGCGACCCTATGTTTGCTCAAAGTGTGGCAAGAGTTTCCGAGAATCTGGGGCGTTATCCCGGCACATGAGGTCCCTCACTCCCTGCACTGAGAAGATGATGATCAACATGGAGAAAACCTATATGAATAGTCGGGATGAGAACTCGTCAG GTTGTAAACTGTACCGATGCGATCAGTGTGGTCGGGAGTTCTTGAAGGCTCATCTGCTCAGGAAGCACCAGGAATCGCATGGCAATAACCGTAAATACAAGTGTGGTGAGTGCGGGAAGCTGTACAAGACGGTTGCTCACGTCAAAGGTCACATGAGAGTTCACTCAGACGACAGGCCATTCCCTTGCCCCAAGTGTGGGAAGAGGTATAAAACAAAG AATGCTCAGCAAGTGCATTACCGCACCCACTTTGCAGACAGGCCATTTGTTTGTCCATACTGCCCTAACAGCTTCCGGGAGAAGGGTTCCTTGGTGCGGCACATAAGGCACCACACAGGAGAAAAGCCTTACAAATGTCACAAGTGCGGCAGAGCGTTTGCAGAGCATGGAACACTAAATCGCCATATGAAAACCAAAG GTGGCTGTGCAGCACATCTGCAAAACTTGGCAGGTTGTGGCAGTAATTCCATGGCTGAAGACATCCTGTCTGAGGAGCCGCACACAGTGCTGGTAGAGTTCTCTTCAGTGGTTGCTGACACTCAGGAATATATTATTGAG GCGACCTCTGAAGATTTCGAGACCAGTGAGGCTGCTGAGCTACTGCAGAGCACAGGAACACACCAG GTGAACAGCCATATCTTGAAGGTGGTCCAGCAGATAGTGAACACAGCCAGTCCTGGCCAGCAGATCATCGTACAGAATCTAACACTGGATGACAGCACTGAGCCCTGTATAGAGGAGGTCCCCACTACAGACACTATTACTATAGCAACTCCAGAATCTCTGACTGAACAAGTGGCCCTGACTTTGGCCTCAGCTGTTGGAGACGGGACATTGATAACAAGTGAAGCCGCTGCCAGTGAGGAGGTTATTGTGCCGGAGGAAGTGGTAATACCCGAGGAATTGGCTATGCCGGAGGAAGTGGTGACACAAGAAGATATAGAAATGGAGCAAAATGAAGAATTTGTTATCACCACAGTACATGAAGAGGTGGAGGTCCAAACTGTGATTGTGTAG
- the E4F1 gene encoding transcription factor E4F1 isoform X1 → MSSEPGVGELEEAAPSSPLCLTEPAASLISHYREEDDEDDVHKCGRCQTEFTSLEEFVQHKVQKMCQRAVEQSLESSIPVLSSQEQVVPSVEDPVSISHVVVEASSEEISTADDQAAFEEVKDSIPNEETVDDDQRSDTQEYDLDWHDEDPEEAQDETSMMKMVVDERGRYVCQLCEKTFKTANILKAHMLIHSNRKDFVCRMCGDAFRTKGSLIRHHRRHTDERPYVCSKCGKSFRESGALSRHMRSLTPCTEKMMINMEKTYMNSRDENSSDIASTDTSSQTGTDEVNGSPVMRFLADEKGNLLHEVQVQAVAVKPGTDIIVGNTEELVCPQCGEICKTSNSLKVHLKGHEGCKLYRCDQCGREFLKAHLLRKHQESHGNNRKYKCGECGKLYKTVAHVKGHMRVHSDDRPFPCPKCGKRYKTKNAQQVHYRTHFADRPFVCPYCPNSFREKGSLVRHIRHHTGEKPYKCHKCGRAFAEHGTLNRHMKTKGGCAAHLQNLAGCGSNSMAEDILSEEPHTVLVEFSSVVADTQEYIIEATSEDFETSEAAELLQSTGTHQVNSHILKVVQQIVNTASPGQQIIVQNLTLDDSTEPCIEEVPTTDTITIATPESLTEQVALTLASAVGDGTLITSEAAASEEVIVPEEVVIPEELAMPEEVVTQEDIEMEQNEEFVITTVHEEVEVQTVIV, encoded by the exons ATGACGAAGACGATGTGCATAAATGTGGCCGCTGTCAGACAGAATTCACGAGCCTGGAAGAGTTTGTCCAGCACAAGGTACAAAAGATGTGTCAGAGGGCCGTGGAGCAGTCCCTGGAGTCTTCCATACCAGTCCTCAGCAGCCAGGAG CAGGTGGTTCCTTCTGTAGAAGATCCTGTGAGCATCTCCCACGTGGTTGTGGAGGCCTCATCAGAGGAGATTAGCACTGCAGACGATCAAG CAGCCTTTGAAgaggtaaaggattctatccccaATGAGGAGACTGTTGATGATGACCAGAGAAGTGATACCCAGGAATATGATTTGGATTGGCATGATGAGGACCCAGAGGAAGCACAAGATGAGACCTCGATGATGAAAATGGTTGTGGATGAGAGAGGTCGCTATGTGTGCCAGTTGTGCGAGAAGACATTTAAGACA GCTAACATTCTGAAAGCCCACATGCTCATCCACTCCAACAGGAAGGACTttgtttgtagaatgtgcggggaTGCCTTCAGGACAAAGGGCTCCCTAATTAGACACCACCGACGGCACACAG ATGAGCGACCCTATGTTTGCTCAAAGTGTGGCAAGAGTTTCCGAGAATCTGGGGCGTTATCCCGGCACATGAGGTCCCTCACTCCCTGCACTGAGAAGATGATGATCAACATGGAGAAAACCTATATGAATAGTCGGGATGAGAACTCGTCAG ACATTGCATCTACAGACACTTCTTCCCAGACGGGGACAGATGAGGTAAATGGCTCTCCAGTGATGCGATTTTTGGCAGATGAGAAGGGCAACCTACTGCACGAGGTCCAGGTGCAAGCAGTGGCTGTTAAACCTGGG ACAGATATCATAGTGGGCAACACAGAAGAATTGGTGTGTCCTCAGTGCGGTGAAATCTGCAAGACTAGCAACTCCTTGAAGGTACATCTGAAGGGTCATGAAG GTTGTAAACTGTACCGATGCGATCAGTGTGGTCGGGAGTTCTTGAAGGCTCATCTGCTCAGGAAGCACCAGGAATCGCATGGCAATAACCGTAAATACAAGTGTGGTGAGTGCGGGAAGCTGTACAAGACGGTTGCTCACGTCAAAGGTCACATGAGAGTTCACTCAGACGACAGGCCATTCCCTTGCCCCAAGTGTGGGAAGAGGTATAAAACAAAG AATGCTCAGCAAGTGCATTACCGCACCCACTTTGCAGACAGGCCATTTGTTTGTCCATACTGCCCTAACAGCTTCCGGGAGAAGGGTTCCTTGGTGCGGCACATAAGGCACCACACAGGAGAAAAGCCTTACAAATGTCACAAGTGCGGCAGAGCGTTTGCAGAGCATGGAACACTAAATCGCCATATGAAAACCAAAG GTGGCTGTGCAGCACATCTGCAAAACTTGGCAGGTTGTGGCAGTAATTCCATGGCTGAAGACATCCTGTCTGAGGAGCCGCACACAGTGCTGGTAGAGTTCTCTTCAGTGGTTGCTGACACTCAGGAATATATTATTGAG GCGACCTCTGAAGATTTCGAGACCAGTGAGGCTGCTGAGCTACTGCAGAGCACAGGAACACACCAG GTGAACAGCCATATCTTGAAGGTGGTCCAGCAGATAGTGAACACAGCCAGTCCTGGCCAGCAGATCATCGTACAGAATCTAACACTGGATGACAGCACTGAGCCCTGTATAGAGGAGGTCCCCACTACAGACACTATTACTATAGCAACTCCAGAATCTCTGACTGAACAAGTGGCCCTGACTTTGGCCTCAGCTGTTGGAGACGGGACATTGATAACAAGTGAAGCCGCTGCCAGTGAGGAGGTTATTGTGCCGGAGGAAGTGGTAATACCCGAGGAATTGGCTATGCCGGAGGAAGTGGTGACACAAGAAGATATAGAAATGGAGCAAAATGAAGAATTTGTTATCACCACAGTACATGAAGAGGTGGAGGTCCAAACTGTGATTGTGTAG
- the E4F1 gene encoding transcription factor E4F1 isoform X2, translated as MSSEPGVGELEEAAPSSPLCLTEPAASLISHYREEDDEDDVHKCGRCQTEFTSLEEFVQHKVQKMCQRAVEQSLESSIPVLSSQEQVVPSVEDPVSISHVVVEASSEEISTADDQAFEEVKDSIPNEETVDDDQRSDTQEYDLDWHDEDPEEAQDETSMMKMVVDERGRYVCQLCEKTFKTANILKAHMLIHSNRKDFVCRMCGDAFRTKGSLIRHHRRHTDERPYVCSKCGKSFRESGALSRHMRSLTPCTEKMMINMEKTYMNSRDENSSDIASTDTSSQTGTDEVNGSPVMRFLADEKGNLLHEVQVQAVAVKPGTDIIVGNTEELVCPQCGEICKTSNSLKVHLKGHEGCKLYRCDQCGREFLKAHLLRKHQESHGNNRKYKCGECGKLYKTVAHVKGHMRVHSDDRPFPCPKCGKRYKTKNAQQVHYRTHFADRPFVCPYCPNSFREKGSLVRHIRHHTGEKPYKCHKCGRAFAEHGTLNRHMKTKGGCAAHLQNLAGCGSNSMAEDILSEEPHTVLVEFSSVVADTQEYIIEATSEDFETSEAAELLQSTGTHQVNSHILKVVQQIVNTASPGQQIIVQNLTLDDSTEPCIEEVPTTDTITIATPESLTEQVALTLASAVGDGTLITSEAAASEEVIVPEEVVIPEELAMPEEVVTQEDIEMEQNEEFVITTVHEEVEVQTVIV; from the exons ATGACGAAGACGATGTGCATAAATGTGGCCGCTGTCAGACAGAATTCACGAGCCTGGAAGAGTTTGTCCAGCACAAGGTACAAAAGATGTGTCAGAGGGCCGTGGAGCAGTCCCTGGAGTCTTCCATACCAGTCCTCAGCAGCCAGGAG CAGGTGGTTCCTTCTGTAGAAGATCCTGTGAGCATCTCCCACGTGGTTGTGGAGGCCTCATCAGAGGAGATTAGCACTGCAGACGATCAAG CCTTTGAAgaggtaaaggattctatccccaATGAGGAGACTGTTGATGATGACCAGAGAAGTGATACCCAGGAATATGATTTGGATTGGCATGATGAGGACCCAGAGGAAGCACAAGATGAGACCTCGATGATGAAAATGGTTGTGGATGAGAGAGGTCGCTATGTGTGCCAGTTGTGCGAGAAGACATTTAAGACA GCTAACATTCTGAAAGCCCACATGCTCATCCACTCCAACAGGAAGGACTttgtttgtagaatgtgcggggaTGCCTTCAGGACAAAGGGCTCCCTAATTAGACACCACCGACGGCACACAG ATGAGCGACCCTATGTTTGCTCAAAGTGTGGCAAGAGTTTCCGAGAATCTGGGGCGTTATCCCGGCACATGAGGTCCCTCACTCCCTGCACTGAGAAGATGATGATCAACATGGAGAAAACCTATATGAATAGTCGGGATGAGAACTCGTCAG ACATTGCATCTACAGACACTTCTTCCCAGACGGGGACAGATGAGGTAAATGGCTCTCCAGTGATGCGATTTTTGGCAGATGAGAAGGGCAACCTACTGCACGAGGTCCAGGTGCAAGCAGTGGCTGTTAAACCTGGG ACAGATATCATAGTGGGCAACACAGAAGAATTGGTGTGTCCTCAGTGCGGTGAAATCTGCAAGACTAGCAACTCCTTGAAGGTACATCTGAAGGGTCATGAAG GTTGTAAACTGTACCGATGCGATCAGTGTGGTCGGGAGTTCTTGAAGGCTCATCTGCTCAGGAAGCACCAGGAATCGCATGGCAATAACCGTAAATACAAGTGTGGTGAGTGCGGGAAGCTGTACAAGACGGTTGCTCACGTCAAAGGTCACATGAGAGTTCACTCAGACGACAGGCCATTCCCTTGCCCCAAGTGTGGGAAGAGGTATAAAACAAAG AATGCTCAGCAAGTGCATTACCGCACCCACTTTGCAGACAGGCCATTTGTTTGTCCATACTGCCCTAACAGCTTCCGGGAGAAGGGTTCCTTGGTGCGGCACATAAGGCACCACACAGGAGAAAAGCCTTACAAATGTCACAAGTGCGGCAGAGCGTTTGCAGAGCATGGAACACTAAATCGCCATATGAAAACCAAAG GTGGCTGTGCAGCACATCTGCAAAACTTGGCAGGTTGTGGCAGTAATTCCATGGCTGAAGACATCCTGTCTGAGGAGCCGCACACAGTGCTGGTAGAGTTCTCTTCAGTGGTTGCTGACACTCAGGAATATATTATTGAG GCGACCTCTGAAGATTTCGAGACCAGTGAGGCTGCTGAGCTACTGCAGAGCACAGGAACACACCAG GTGAACAGCCATATCTTGAAGGTGGTCCAGCAGATAGTGAACACAGCCAGTCCTGGCCAGCAGATCATCGTACAGAATCTAACACTGGATGACAGCACTGAGCCCTGTATAGAGGAGGTCCCCACTACAGACACTATTACTATAGCAACTCCAGAATCTCTGACTGAACAAGTGGCCCTGACTTTGGCCTCAGCTGTTGGAGACGGGACATTGATAACAAGTGAAGCCGCTGCCAGTGAGGAGGTTATTGTGCCGGAGGAAGTGGTAATACCCGAGGAATTGGCTATGCCGGAGGAAGTGGTGACACAAGAAGATATAGAAATGGAGCAAAATGAAGAATTTGTTATCACCACAGTACATGAAGAGGTGGAGGTCCAAACTGTGATTGTGTAG
- the E4F1 gene encoding transcription factor E4F1 isoform X5 — protein MSSEPGVGELEEAAPSSPLCLTEPAASLISHYREEDDEDDVHKCGRCQTEFTSLEEFVQHKVQKMCQRAVEQSLESSIPVLSSQEQVVPSVEDPVSISHVVVEASSEEISTADDQAAFEEVKDSIPNEETVDDDQRSDTQEYDLDWHDEDPEEAQDETSMMKMVVDERGRYVCQLCEKTFKTANILKAHMLIHSNRKDFVCRMCGDAFRTKGSLIRHHRRHTDERPYVCSKCGKSFRESGALSRHMRSLTPCTEKMMINMEKTYMNSRDENSSDIIVGNTEELVCPQCGEICKTSNSLKVHLKGHEGCKLYRCDQCGREFLKAHLLRKHQESHGNNRKYKCGECGKLYKTVAHVKGHMRVHSDDRPFPCPKCGKRYKTKNAQQVHYRTHFADRPFVCPYCPNSFREKGSLVRHIRHHTGEKPYKCHKCGRAFAEHGTLNRHMKTKGGCAAHLQNLAGCGSNSMAEDILSEEPHTVLVEFSSVVADTQEYIIEATSEDFETSEAAELLQSTGTHQVNSHILKVVQQIVNTASPGQQIIVQNLTLDDSTEPCIEEVPTTDTITIATPESLTEQVALTLASAVGDGTLITSEAAASEEVIVPEEVVIPEELAMPEEVVTQEDIEMEQNEEFVITTVHEEVEVQTVIV, from the exons ATGACGAAGACGATGTGCATAAATGTGGCCGCTGTCAGACAGAATTCACGAGCCTGGAAGAGTTTGTCCAGCACAAGGTACAAAAGATGTGTCAGAGGGCCGTGGAGCAGTCCCTGGAGTCTTCCATACCAGTCCTCAGCAGCCAGGAG CAGGTGGTTCCTTCTGTAGAAGATCCTGTGAGCATCTCCCACGTGGTTGTGGAGGCCTCATCAGAGGAGATTAGCACTGCAGACGATCAAG CAGCCTTTGAAgaggtaaaggattctatccccaATGAGGAGACTGTTGATGATGACCAGAGAAGTGATACCCAGGAATATGATTTGGATTGGCATGATGAGGACCCAGAGGAAGCACAAGATGAGACCTCGATGATGAAAATGGTTGTGGATGAGAGAGGTCGCTATGTGTGCCAGTTGTGCGAGAAGACATTTAAGACA GCTAACATTCTGAAAGCCCACATGCTCATCCACTCCAACAGGAAGGACTttgtttgtagaatgtgcggggaTGCCTTCAGGACAAAGGGCTCCCTAATTAGACACCACCGACGGCACACAG ATGAGCGACCCTATGTTTGCTCAAAGTGTGGCAAGAGTTTCCGAGAATCTGGGGCGTTATCCCGGCACATGAGGTCCCTCACTCCCTGCACTGAGAAGATGATGATCAACATGGAGAAAACCTATATGAATAGTCGGGATGAGAACTCGTCAG ATATCATAGTGGGCAACACAGAAGAATTGGTGTGTCCTCAGTGCGGTGAAATCTGCAAGACTAGCAACTCCTTGAAGGTACATCTGAAGGGTCATGAAG GTTGTAAACTGTACCGATGCGATCAGTGTGGTCGGGAGTTCTTGAAGGCTCATCTGCTCAGGAAGCACCAGGAATCGCATGGCAATAACCGTAAATACAAGTGTGGTGAGTGCGGGAAGCTGTACAAGACGGTTGCTCACGTCAAAGGTCACATGAGAGTTCACTCAGACGACAGGCCATTCCCTTGCCCCAAGTGTGGGAAGAGGTATAAAACAAAG AATGCTCAGCAAGTGCATTACCGCACCCACTTTGCAGACAGGCCATTTGTTTGTCCATACTGCCCTAACAGCTTCCGGGAGAAGGGTTCCTTGGTGCGGCACATAAGGCACCACACAGGAGAAAAGCCTTACAAATGTCACAAGTGCGGCAGAGCGTTTGCAGAGCATGGAACACTAAATCGCCATATGAAAACCAAAG GTGGCTGTGCAGCACATCTGCAAAACTTGGCAGGTTGTGGCAGTAATTCCATGGCTGAAGACATCCTGTCTGAGGAGCCGCACACAGTGCTGGTAGAGTTCTCTTCAGTGGTTGCTGACACTCAGGAATATATTATTGAG GCGACCTCTGAAGATTTCGAGACCAGTGAGGCTGCTGAGCTACTGCAGAGCACAGGAACACACCAG GTGAACAGCCATATCTTGAAGGTGGTCCAGCAGATAGTGAACACAGCCAGTCCTGGCCAGCAGATCATCGTACAGAATCTAACACTGGATGACAGCACTGAGCCCTGTATAGAGGAGGTCCCCACTACAGACACTATTACTATAGCAACTCCAGAATCTCTGACTGAACAAGTGGCCCTGACTTTGGCCTCAGCTGTTGGAGACGGGACATTGATAACAAGTGAAGCCGCTGCCAGTGAGGAGGTTATTGTGCCGGAGGAAGTGGTAATACCCGAGGAATTGGCTATGCCGGAGGAAGTGGTGACACAAGAAGATATAGAAATGGAGCAAAATGAAGAATTTGTTATCACCACAGTACATGAAGAGGTGGAGGTCCAAACTGTGATTGTGTAG